Proteins from a genomic interval of Debaryomyces hansenii CBS767 chromosome E complete sequence:
- a CDS encoding DEHA2E03410p (similar to uniprot|P38788 Saccharomyces cerevisiae YHR064C SSZ1 DnaK homolog interacts with Zuo1p (DnaJ homolog) to form a ribosome-associated complex (RAC) that is bound to the ribosome via the Zuo1p subunit), whose product MSAVIGITFGNTSSSIAVATQDGKVDVIANPDGDRSIPSVLSYVGSDEYHGAQAQAQLVRNPKNTIVNFRDFIGKSLDEVDVSVTDIGAPAIKTSDNKIGFEITRENGKVETVSVNEATKRHFQQMKVAAEDYIGKSIEGVVLTVPTDFNEHQRNELAKITTDAGLKVLQLINEPSSALLAHLSSEGEDLLKDKIYVVADFGGIRSDAAVIAVRGGVLTILATAHQHGLGGSNLDDVLAEYFAKEFEKKYKANPRTTARSLAKLNSESITVKKTLSNVQTSTCSIESLADGLDFHTTINRLRYELTARQAISEMTGFVEKVVSKAGLENLDIDEVLLVGGTANTPKLASNIAFIFPESTTVIAPSLDSKAVNPSELVCRGAALQASLIESFDEEEIKESLQPVVVNTQHLSKAIGIKDAEGNFQPILVAETAYPIKKSIEVTNGSSDSVLVALYEGKKTIKETVIEPEQNDESDDDYSDDEPEVRREAVYECGDLLAELSLKDLKPNSKLEVIVNITQNGTLHVSGRELKPGSVVVKGEITA is encoded by the coding sequence atgtCCGCCGTAATTGGTATTACCTTCGGTAACACGTCTTCTTCTATTGCAGTTGCAACCCAAGACGGAAAAGTCGATGTTATCGCAAACCCAGATGGTGATCGTTCGATTCCTTCCGTTCTTTCATACGTTGGATCTGACGAATATCACGGAGCCCAGGCTCAGGCGCAATTAGTTAGAAACCCTAAGAACACGATTGTTAACTTCAGAGATTTCATTGGTAAGAGCTTAGATGAAGTTGATGTGTCCGTCACAGATATTGGTGCCCCAGCCATCAAGACATCAGATAATAAGATTGGTTTCGAAATTACCAGAGAAAATGGAAAAGTTGAAACTGTCAGTGTTAACGAAGCCACCAAGAGACATTTCCAACAGATGAAGGTTGCTGCCGAAGATTACATTGGTAAGTCTATCGAAGGTGTCGTTCTTACTGTGCCAACTGACTTCAATGAACACCAAAGAAATGAATTAGCCAAGATCACAACTGACGCTGGCTTAAAGGTCTTACAATTAATCAACGAACCATCCTCTGCTTTGTTAGCTCATTTGTCATCCGAAGGTGAAGATTTGTTAAAGGACAAGATTTACGTTGTCGCTGACTTTGGTGGTATTAGATCCGATGCTGCTGTCATCGCCGTTAGAGGTGGTGTCTTAACTATATTAGCTACTGCCCATCAACATGGCTTAGGTGGTTCCAACTTGGACGATGTCTTAGCTGAATACTTTGCTAAAGagtttgaaaagaaatacaaGGCTAACCCAAGAACTACTGCCAGATCCTTAGCTAAGTTGAACTCTGAATCCATCACCGTCAAAAAGACTTTATCCAACGTTCAAACCTCTACCTGTTCTATCGAATCATTAGCTGATGGTTTAGATTTCCACACTACCATCAACAGATTAAGATATGAGTTAACTGCTAGACAAGCCATCTCTGAAATGACCGGCTTCGTTGAAAAAGTTGTATCTAAGGCCGGTTTAGAAAACTTGGACATCGATGAAGTCTTATTAGTCGGTGGTACCGCAAACACCCCTAAATTAGCTAGTAACATCGCTTTCATCTTCCCAGAATCTACCACTGTTATTGCTCCATCATTAGACTCAAAGGCTGTCAACCCATCTGAATTGGTCTGTCGTGGTGCTGCTTTACAAGCTTCATTGATTGAAtcttttgatgaagaagaaatcaaagaatccTTACAACCAGTAGTTGTCAACACTCAACATTTATCGAAGGCCATTGGTATCAAGGATGCCGAAGGTAACTTCCAACCAATCTTAGTTGCTGAAACTGCGTACCCAATCAAGAAGTCTATTGAAGTCACTAACGGTTCATCCGATTCAGTTCTCGTTGCTTTATACGAAGGTAAGAAGACTATCAAAGAAACTGTCATTGAACCTGAACAAAACGATGAATCTGATGATGATTACTCTGATGACGAACCAGAAGTTAGAAGAGAAGCTGTCTATGAATGTGGTGATTTATTAGCTGAATTATCCTTAAAGGATTTAAAGCCAAACTCTAAGTTAGAAGTTATTGTTAACATTACCCAAAACGGTACTTTACATGTTTCCGGTAGAGAATTGAAACCAGGTTCTGTTGTTGTTAAGGGTGAAATTACCGCTTGA
- a CDS encoding DEHA2E03454p (weakly similar to CA4846|IPF6945.3f Candida albicans IPF6945.3f 3-prime end), producing the protein MSRISRRKNIRFLIWSLVLLSLLAFIVTSYDVYDGVIKFSNEPLKETQQLGNRKKRPSGKEEKANEEANEEDNDKQQAAKNNQKNSGKKGSESKNDGGDNGKQTAQKGKANDKDNAKKKPQKSQNAAKPETPKKPQKPGKTKEEEQVDKAGKAEKPTGKNTENQKASGSDDEAKKPEAKPSKYKTTPKPKLPPKPKEKEEESAQDQKGSKLKSSPKDAVNDYVNEKYGDHSNDPKNPNMFLGDTYKGPSDDGSIYDENEDENDNDDVDNDAPHIHESEQEGTLGSGPVPNSALKPVTIKEKQFAEVPEKFDEIQPLNFRVYSHNVKNGGHDILVSGERTWAERVNNIATSIAFNARHDTIVALQEVYKFQLDNILSELNRYSPPNKPEWAAYGAGRIDGRNIGEFVPILYKTSEWELVFSDTMWLNDKDPRVSLEGWDAKYLRICSYVTLKHKRTENYFNVFNTHFDHVGELSRIGSASMIVQKMNEINKWPSIFCGDLNAEPKERTYQLITEDYKDVSKLTTAFNRYGHTKSSVTGFEGEVLLQGGQNIDYIFAPGYTTKVSQEDDCDKQSTPEDSPDANLSLKLQAFAMLHSKFNGAYMSDHRPLVADFTLENKCK; encoded by the coding sequence ATGTCGAGAATAAGCCGGAGGAAAAATATCAGGTTCTTGATTTGGTCACTTGTGTTGCTATCGTTGCTTGCATTTATCGTGACATCGTATGATGTGTATGATGGGgttattaaattttccaaCGAGCCACTAAAGGAGACTCAGCAGTTAGGCAACAGAAAAAAGAGGCCAAGTGGtaaagaagagaaagcCAATGAAGAAGCCAATGAAGAGGATAACGATAAACAACAGGCCGcaaaaaataatcaaaagaaTAGCGGAAAGAAGGGGAGTGAAAGTAAGAACGATGGTGGAGACAACGGGAAACAGACAGCACAGAAAGGAAAAGCTAATGATAAAGATAATGCCAAAAAGAAGCCTCAGAAGTCTCAGAATGCTGCCAAACCCGAAACCCCAAAGAAGCCTCAGAAACCAGGAAAAACAAAAGAGGAAGAACAAGTTGATAAGGCAGGGAAAGCAGAAAAACCCACAGGTAAGAATACTGAGAATCAGAAGGCACTGGGCTCTGATGACGAAGCCAAAAAGCCCGAAGCAAAGCCACTGAAATATAAGACTACTCCAAAGCCTAAATTACCTCCGAAACctaaagaaaaagaagaggaaTCAGCACAAGATCAAAAAGGATCTAAGTTGAAATCTAGCCCTAAAGATGCGGTTAATGATTATgtcaatgaaaaatatggaGACCATTCAAATGATCCTAAAAATCCTAACATGTTCCTTGGGGATACATATAAGGGACCCAGCGATGATGGAAGTATCTATgacgaaaatgaagatgagaATGATAATGACGACGTAGATAACGATGCTCCTCATATTCATGAGTCTGAACAGGAAGGGACCTTGGGCTCTGGGCCGGTACCTAACTCAGCACTTAAGCCAGTGACAATAAAAGAGAAGCAATTTGCTGAGGTAccagaaaaatttgatgaaattcaGCCTTTAAATTTCAGAGTATATTCCCACAATGTTAAAAATGGTGGTCACGATATCTTGGTCTCAGGGGAGAGAACTTGGGCAGAAAGAGTGAACAACATAGCTACTTCGATAGCTTTTAATGCACGCCATGATACAATTGTAGCATTACAAGAAGTTTACAAATTTCAGTTAGACAATATTTTGAGTGAATTAAATAGATATTCACCGCCCAACAAACCCGAATGGGCTGCGTATGGTGCGGGTAGGATCGATGGTAGAAATATTGGGGAATTTGTGCCTATTCTCTACAAAACTTCCGAATGGGAATTAGTTTTCAGTGATACTATGTGGTTGAACGATAAAGACCCAAGAGTATCGTTGGAAGGCTGGGATGCAAAGTACTTAAGGATTTGTTCATATGTTACCTTAAAACATAAACGGACAGAGAACTACTTTAATGTATTCAATACCCACTTTGACCATGTTGGTGAGCTTTCTAGAATTGGTTCTGCCAGCATGATTGTTCAAAAGATGAATGAGATTAATAAATGGCCGTCCATATTCTGTGGTGATTTAAATGCAGAACCAAAAGAAAGAACATACCAATTAATCACAGAGGACTACAAGGACGTCTCTAAATTAACTACTGCTTTCAATAGATATGGTCATACTAAGTCCAGTGTAACTGGGTTTGAAGGTGAAGTTTTACTTCAAGGTGGTCagaatattgattatatctTTGCACCTGGCTATACTACTAAGGTTAGTCAGGAGGATGATTGTGATAAACAGTCTACGCCGGAAGATTCGCCAGATGCCAATCTATCATTAAAGTTGCAAGCATTTGCAATGTTACATTCCAAATTCAATGGTGCTTATATGAGTGACCATAGACCGCTAGTTGCAGATTTCACTTTAGAAAACAAGTGTAAATGA
- a CDS encoding DEHA2E03388p (similar to uniprot|Q08484 Saccharomyces cerevisiae YOR070C GYP1 Cis-golgi GTPase-activating protein (GAP) for the Rab family members Ypt1p (in vivo) and for Ypt1p Sec4p Ypt7p and Ypt51p (in vitro)), whose product MSQVYSNSNNEFIFGENGGKGKHLSSFLKNLSLTGSSNSTSNPSPKGNDHYNDINSNIYGSLSYGSSSPNEKNVDNSGSIKTPNFKRSPYQRSVSGPVGASFSHLASTPGDKKGSSNSNTKHGSSTPYKNLGSHPSAGLKSGHRTFSGRQRYTDLDDDWDADLEEVSVPSQNRGSLENKNLSRVNTDNASANSSMNSLTLQPSPMLDSLHPDLTIPINTHSNKDTSNKESLDYDDLQTKLEINKLNQLNVKYSKFHKMITDDTNIAIQDLRRLSWNGIPPELRAITWQILLGYLPTNKSRQSSTLKRKREEYLDGLSVVSSQIKFSDDSPSNSSSTSIASVSNSNSNRDKQLYHQIKIDVKRTNPTIKLYAYPETQQSLRKILFLWAVRHPASGYVQGINDLCTPFYQIFLSNYIWQLQKVAAYRQNPSEDCDMQLFIPGLLDDSDDNEQKLLNDPNLMNYNIGNFNPAKLSSRIMSIIEADTYWCLSRVLENITDNYIHEQPGIIRQVNDLRNLISKIDLELLQHFDNEGVEFIQFAFRWMNCLLMRELSIPLIIRMWDTYLSESPLGFNNFHIYVCAAFLIKFSGELKHKDFQEILLFLQNPPTNCWTEKDIELMLSEAFIWQSLYKNASAHLR is encoded by the coding sequence ATGTCTCAGGTATATAGTAACTCCAATAATGAGTTCATATTTGGAGAAAATGGAGGAAAAGGGAAGCATTTATCCTCGTTTCTAAAAAACCTATCATTAACAGGTTCCTCAAACTCAACCTCAAATCCAAGTCCAAAAGGCAATGATCAttataatgatatcaaTAGTAACATATACGGAAGTCTATCATATGGCTCTAGTTCGCCAAATGAGAaaaatgttgataataGCGGGTCTATTAAGACACCTAACTTCAAGAGATCACCTTACCAACGATCTGTTTCGGGCCCAGTAGGAGCATCGTTTTCACATTTGGCGTCAACTCCTGGTGACAAGAAGGGTTCGAGTAACTCTAATACCAAGCATGGCCTGTCAACGCCATACAAGAATTTGGGCCTGCATCCGTCAGCTGGCCTTAAAAGTGGACACCGTACATTTTCAGGTCGTCAAAGATATACCGATTTGGATGACGATTGGGATGCAGACTTGGAAGAAGTATCTGTACCCTCGCAGAATAGGGGGTCTCTagaaaacaagaatttgTCAAGAGTAAATACAGATAATGCGTCGGCGAACTCATCGATGAATTCATTAACCTTGCAGCCAAGTCCAATGCTTGATTCATTGCACCCTGACTTAACAATTCCTATAAATACACATAGCAATAAGGATACTTCCAACAAAGAATCCCTAGATTATGACGATTTACAAACAAAGTTAGAGATTAACAAATTGAACCAATTAAATGtaaaatattccaaattccATAAAATGATAACCGATGATACTAATATAGCAATCCAAGACTTGAGACGACTTTCATGGAATGGAATCCCCCCTGAATTGAGAGCTATCACATGGCAAATACTATTGGGTTATCTACCAACTAATAAATCTAGACAAAGTTCAAcattaaaaagaaaaagagagGAATATTTAGATGGATTGAGTGTTGTTAGCTcacaaattaaattttcgGATGATTCTCCGTCAAATAGCTCGTCAACATCAATTGCGTCTGTAAGTAATAGTAACAGTAATCGCGATAAACAGCTTTATCACCAGATTAAAATTGACGTTAAAAGAACCAATCCTActataaaattatatgcGTATCCTGAAACGCAGCAATCGCTTAGAAAAATCTTATTTTTATGGGCTGTAAGACATCCTGCTAGTGGATATGTACAGGGTATTAATGATTTGTGTACTccattttatcaaattttctTGAGTAATTATATATGGCAGTTACAGAAAGTAGCTGCATATCGCCAAAACCCTAGTGAGGATTGTGATATGCAATTATTTATACCTGGTTTACTAGATGATTCAGATGATAATGAGCAAAAGTTGCTAAATGATCCAAATCTAATGAACTACAATATTGGTAATTTTAATCCTGCAAAATTATCGTCAAGAATCATGTCTATTATTGAGGCAGATACATATTGGTGCTTGTCTAGGGTATTGGAGAATATTACAGATAATTACATTCATGAACAGCCTGGCATTATTAGACAGGTCAATGATTTGCGTAAcctaatatcaaaaatagaTCTAGAATTGTTGCAACATTTTGACAACGAAGGCGttgaattcattcaatttgcCTTCAGATGGATGAATTGTCTCCTTATGAGAGAGTTATCCATTCCCTTGATTATTAGGATGTGGGACACTTACCTTAGTGAATCACCATTGggttttaataatttccaTATTTATGTCTGTGCAGCatttttaatcaaatttagTGGTGAATTGAAGCATAAAGACTTCCAGGAGATTTTACTTTTCTTGCAAAATCCTCCTACTAATTGTTGGACTGAAAAAGACATTGAGCTAATGTTAAGTGAAGCATTCATTTGGCAAAGTTTGTATAAAAACGCCAGTGCCCATTTAAGGTAA